GGCAGCTGGTCGAGCACGGGCGGATGGCCGTCGGCATCGAGTCCGAGGAGTGCGCACGGCCCCTCCTCGCCCGCGCCTTCGAGCGAGCAGCACAACGCGGCGCGCAGCTCGTCGTGACCCATGCCTGGGACCTGCCTGTCCCGAACAGCGACGTGATCGATCCCCAGCGCTACGTCCAGGAGTGGCGCGCCGCAGGAGCCCACCTGCTGTCGACCGTCCTCGAGGAGTGGCGGCAGGCCTACCCCGGAGTCGCGGTCGAGACCGTGGTGGTCCACGGTCAGGCCGCTCACGCGCTGGTCGCGGGAGCCGAGGCGAGCGACCTCCTGCTGATCGGGCGTCGCCCGCACGGTCCGTTGCACTGGGCGCACCTCGGTGCGACCGCCCGGGCCGTCCTGCGTGCGTCGCGCGTGCCGGTGGAGGTCGTTCCGCTCGGCACGAGTGCCGACGGATGACGGCGATCGTCCCACCGGTCCGGCAAGGCGGGGGGCTGACCTCCGGTGAGGCTGCCCGGCGCCTCGAGCGGGACGGCGAGAACGTGGTGCCCCGTGCCGCACCGCGCAACCTGCCCGGAAGGGTGGCCCGCCAGCTCGCCGACCCGATGATCCTCCTGCTCTGCGCGGCGCTGGGGGTCGTGCTGGTGCTGGGTGACCGGGTGGATGCGGCGATCATCGGCGCGGTCGTGGTCCTCAACACGGTGATCGGGGTCGTGCAGGAGGTCCGCGCCGAGCACGCCGTCGCCGTGCTGGACGAGCTCGCCTCGCCCGAGGCCCGGGTGCGACGCGACGGCCGGTACGTCGAGCTGCCTGCGGCCCAGCTGGTGGTCGGAGACGAGGTACGGCTCGAGGCCGGCGACGTGGTTCCTGCGGACCTGTCGCTCGTCGAGGCAGTCGCGCTCGAGGTCGACGAGGCTGCGATGACGGGGGAGTCGGTACCGGTGCGGCGCGACACCGGTGCGGAGGTCCTGTCCGGCACCGTCGTCACCCGGGGCCGTGCGGTGGCCGAGGTGGTGCGCACCGGAGCCGAGAGCGGGCTGGGCCGGATCGCCGGCCTGATCGCGGCCACGGGCCTGCGCCCGACCCCGCTGCAACGCCGGCTGTCGCGGCTGTCGCGACAGCTGGTCTGGATCACCGCCGGACTCGCCGCGCTCGTGCTCGTGCTGGCCGTCCTCCGCGGAGCACCCTTGGCCGACTCCCTGATCCTCGCCGTCAGCCTCGCCGTCGCGGCGATCCCCGAGTCCCTCCCGGCGGTGGTCTCGGTGGCGCTCGCGCTCGGGGCCCTGCGCATGGCGCGCAGGTCGGCGATCGTCCGGTGGCTGCCCGCGGTGGAGACGCTGGGCTCGGTCTCCGTGCTCGCCTCCGACAAGACGGGCACCCTGACGGAGGGCCGGATGGCGGTACGCCGGACCTGGACGGCCGAAGGTGGCTGCGAGGTCGACGGCCCGGCCTACGGACGCGGCGGCGCGCTGCGGGGCGAGAGCGCCAACGGGGCGGCAGTCGAGCGGCTGCTGCGCGACGTCGTGCTCTGCAACGACGCACGGCTGACCCCCGCCGGGGACACGTGGACCGGGATCGGGGACCCGTTGGAGGTGGCGCTCCTGGTGGCCGCCGCACGCCTGGACGAGCGGCTCCTGGAGGCGTCCCACGAGTGGCGCCGGATCGACGAGGTCCCGTTCGACAGCGAGACCCGCTCGATGACGACCGTGCACGAGAACGACGCAGGAGCCCGCCTGTCGGTGGTCAAGGGTGCGCCGGAGGTCGTCCTGGACCGGCTCGCGGACACCGCAGGGGCGAACCGGGCGCGTGCCGAGGCGCAGGCGATGGCCCGAGCCGGTCTGCGTGTCATCGCGGTCGTCGAGGTACCGGTGGCCGGGGCACCGGAGCTCGCCGGTCTGATCGGCATGCTCGACCCGCCCCGCGACGACGCCGCGGCCGTCGTGAGCGCCTGCCGGGCCGCCGGGATCCGGCCGCTCCTCGTCACCGGCGACCACGCCGAGACAGCGCTCGCCGTCGCCCGTCAGGTCGGCATCGCCCGCCCCGACGGCGAGGTCGTCGACGGCGACGTCGTGGCGCGCGGTGAGCACGTCGACCGGGTCGACCGGATCGACGTGTACGCACGGACGCATCCCGAGCAGAAGGTCGACATCGTCGACGCTTGGCAGGCGCGGGGCCACGTGGTCGCGATGACCGGCGACGGGGTGAACGACGCACCCGCACTGCGGCGGGCCGACATCGGGGTCGCGATGGGCCGGCACGGCACCGAGGTGGCCCGACAGGCGGCGGACCTGGTGCTGGCTGACGACGACCTGCGGAGTGTCGTCACGGCCGTGGCCGAGGGGCGGCGGATCTATGCCAACATCCGGACCTTCCTGCGCTACGGACTCTCCGGCGGGCTGGCCGAGGTGCTGGTCATCCTGCTCGCGCCCTTCGTCGGCATCGCGACGCCGCTCCTCCCGGGGCAGATCCTGTGGATCAACATGCTCACCCACGGCATTCCCGGCGTGGCCTTCGGCGGTGAGCCGCTGGACCCCCGCCTCATGCAGCGACCGTCGCCGTCGCCGGAGCGGTCGGTGCTCGGCGACGGACTGGTGCGGCGCATCCTGGTGGGAGGTGCCATGATCGCCGCCGTCAGCATCGCCGGCGGTCTGCTGGCCAGGGCGTTCGCGTGGCCGACCACGACCGTGGTGTTCCTGACGCTCGGGCTCGCACAGCTGGCCCTGGCCCTCGCCCTCCGCGCACCGCGGTCGACCCGCGGGCTCGGCGAGCGGGCACTCGAAGTGTCGGTCGCTGTCGCGATCGGCCTGCAGGTCCTGGCCGCGTCCTGGACGCCGTTGCAGGACCTGCTCGGCACCCGGACGGTCGAGCCGGCGGCCTGGGCCGCCGTGCTCACCCTCGCGCTGGTCCCGGGCGTCGCGGTCAAGATGACGACCGATCGGCGCCGTGGCCGTACGGCTCAGCCCGCGTCGTCGCCGGGATCGGGAGCCAGTCCGTCCTGGAAGTGATGGACCTCGGCATCGGGGCCGGGGAAGAAGACCGTCTCGTGTCCGTTGTCCGACCAGCGCACGACGTACGGCGGGCTGCCGTCGGCGTGCCTGACCTGCAGGATCTCGCCGTCGCGGACCGGTCCGCCGACCCGGTTGCTGCGGACGATGAGCCGATCACCGACGGTTGCGTACATGTGGTGCTCCTCTGCTCGGGACGCGGTCGCGCCGTTCACGTCGACTCTCGGACGTGGCTCGACGGCCCGACAGAGCCGGAGGTCCTCCTCCCCGGGTGACGTGCGTCCTTGCTGGGCCCGGCCGGGCCGGCGCACGATGGCACGGTGCGGGCGTGGGAGGTGTCGGGAGCACCCGGCCGGATGGGGCGGCTGCGCCCGGTCGACCGGCCGGTGCCGGTTCCGGGGGAGGACGAGCTGCTGGTGCGGGTGACGGCCTGCGGCGTGTGCCGCACCGACCTGCACCTCGCCGACCTCGAGCTCCCTCCGCGGCGCCCGGGCGTCGTACCCGGTCACGAGGTGGTCGGGGTCGTGGTCGGCTCGGGGGCGTCCACCTCTCGCTTCGGCGTCGGCACGCGCGTCGGGTTCGCCTGGTTGCGCTCGACCTGCGGGCGTTGCGCCTGGTGCCGGCGTGGCGCGGAGAACCTGTGCCGCCGCGCGGCGTTCACGGGCTGGGACGCCGACGGAGGCTTCGCCGAGCACGCCGTCGTGCCGGAGGCGTTCGCCTACGAGCTGCCGGCCGTCTTCTCGGACGAGGAGGCGGCACCACTGCTGTGCTCGGGCATCATCGGCTACCGCGCGTTGCGGCGGGCCCAGGTGCCGCCGGGCGGCCGGCTCGGGATCTACGGCTTCGGCGCCAGCGCCCACCTGACCGCCCAGATCGCGGTCCGCGAGGGGGCCGAGGTCCACGTCCTCACCCGCGACGCCGAGGCGCGCGCGCTCGCTCTCGAGCTCGGTGCCGCCTCGGCCGGGCCCGCTGACGGGCGCCCGCCGTGCGAGCTGGACAGTGCGATCCTGTTCGCTCCGGTGGGAGAGCTGGTTCCTGTCGCGCTCGAGGCTCTCGACCAAGGTGGCACCCTGGCCGTCGCGGGGATCCACCTCAGCGACATCCCCCCGCTGGACTACCAGCGGCACCTGTTCCGTGAGCGCACGCTGACCTCGGTCACCGCCAACACCCGCGCGGACGGCGAGGAGCTGCTGCGGCTCGCGGCCGCTCTCGACGTGCGACCGTCGGTGA
This genomic interval from Nocardioides kongjuensis contains the following:
- a CDS encoding universal stress protein; translation: MQVDNRAPVVVATDGTARSAGALRYGVHEARRRSVVLRIVHVAPPAALSEPMFGFAPEIAQDLRAHGRSVLDRAETTARSLEPGLDVETVLAAGPQVDELVEAARAGQMVVLGREARSGLQRLLTGATTAAVAGRTSVPTVVVPGDWQLVEHGRMAVGIESEECARPLLARAFERAAQRGAQLVVTHAWDLPVPNSDVIDPQRYVQEWRAAGAHLLSTVLEEWRQAYPGVAVETVVVHGQAAHALVAGAEASDLLLIGRRPHGPLHWAHLGATARAVLRASRVPVEVVPLGTSADG
- a CDS encoding cation-translocating P-type ATPase, coding for MTAIVPPVRQGGGLTSGEAARRLERDGENVVPRAAPRNLPGRVARQLADPMILLLCAALGVVLVLGDRVDAAIIGAVVVLNTVIGVVQEVRAEHAVAVLDELASPEARVRRDGRYVELPAAQLVVGDEVRLEAGDVVPADLSLVEAVALEVDEAAMTGESVPVRRDTGAEVLSGTVVTRGRAVAEVVRTGAESGLGRIAGLIAATGLRPTPLQRRLSRLSRQLVWITAGLAALVLVLAVLRGAPLADSLILAVSLAVAAIPESLPAVVSVALALGALRMARRSAIVRWLPAVETLGSVSVLASDKTGTLTEGRMAVRRTWTAEGGCEVDGPAYGRGGALRGESANGAAVERLLRDVVLCNDARLTPAGDTWTGIGDPLEVALLVAAARLDERLLEASHEWRRIDEVPFDSETRSMTTVHENDAGARLSVVKGAPEVVLDRLADTAGANRARAEAQAMARAGLRVIAVVEVPVAGAPELAGLIGMLDPPRDDAAAVVSACRAAGIRPLLVTGDHAETALAVARQVGIARPDGEVVDGDVVARGEHVDRVDRIDVYARTHPEQKVDIVDAWQARGHVVAMTGDGVNDAPALRRADIGVAMGRHGTEVARQAADLVLADDDLRSVVTAVAEGRRIYANIRTFLRYGLSGGLAEVLVILLAPFVGIATPLLPGQILWINMLTHGIPGVAFGGEPLDPRLMQRPSPSPERSVLGDGLVRRILVGGAMIAAVSIAGGLLARAFAWPTTTVVFLTLGLAQLALALALRAPRSTRGLGERALEVSVAVAIGLQVLAASWTPLQDLLGTRTVEPAAWAAVLTLALVPGVAVKMTTDRRRGRTAQPASSPGSGASPSWK
- a CDS encoding DUF1918 domain-containing protein, which translates into the protein MYATVGDRLIVRSNRVGGPVRDGEILQVRHADGSPPYVVRWSDNGHETVFFPGPDAEVHHFQDGLAPDPGDDAG
- a CDS encoding zinc-binding alcohol dehydrogenase family protein; this translates as MRAWEVSGAPGRMGRLRPVDRPVPVPGEDELLVRVTACGVCRTDLHLADLELPPRRPGVVPGHEVVGVVVGSGASTSRFGVGTRVGFAWLRSTCGRCAWCRRGAENLCRRAAFTGWDADGGFAEHAVVPEAFAYELPAVFSDEEAAPLLCSGIIGYRALRRAQVPPGGRLGIYGFGASAHLTAQIAVREGAEVHVLTRDAEARALALELGAASAGPADGRPPCELDSAILFAPVGELVPVALEALDQGGTLAVAGIHLSDIPPLDYQRHLFRERTLTSVTANTRADGEELLRLAAALDVRPSVTTYPFSAVDRALDDLAHGSFAGAAVVRMPEA